The following coding sequences lie in one Brachionichthys hirsutus isolate HB-005 chromosome 15, CSIRO-AGI_Bhir_v1, whole genome shotgun sequence genomic window:
- the kcnmb3 gene encoding calcium-activated potassium channel subunit beta-3, whose protein sequence is MAAQRLDWSRGTDGCGGPRPRTLAPVSSVGEDRALLLGFAMMAFSVLMFFVVSITMIRPYVSSNWEEVGCVLLSTDIPEEWVDCRGVSAVPCLRAKVNLTGSNRTALLHLDEELVLLALECFYIPKYRTDRAELREEVEEVKRSLDNQLELPSSCLSDHARHPGEAILKRRHGHSDTLLALLWPCLMLGGGALLVGLVKLTQALAHLAATAGVRLTSRVAHGKIYRLLQRPGPQSPS, encoded by the exons ATGGCCGCTCAGAGGCTGGACTGGAGTCGGGGGACGGACGGCTGTGGGGGCCCGCGGCCTCGGACCCTGGCGCCCGTGTCGAGCGTGGGCGAGGACAGGGCCCTCCTGCTGGGCTTCGCCATGATGGCCTTCTCCGTGCTCATGTTCTTTGTGGTCAGCATCACCATGATCCGGCCTTACGTCAGCAG TAACTGGGAGGAGGTCGGCTGTGTTCTGCTGAGCACCGACATCCCGGAGGAGTGGGTGGACTGCAGAGGCGTGAGCGCCGTGCCTTGCCTAAGGGCAAAGGTCAACCTCACGGGATCCAACCGGACGGCTCTCCTCCACCTCGATGAGGAGTTGGTCCTCCTTGCGCTCGAG TGTTTCTACATCCCCAAATATCGGACGGACAGAGCGGAGCTTCGGGAAGAGGTCGAGGAAGTGAAGAGGAGCTTGGACAATCAGCTGGAGCTCCCCTCGTCGTGCTTGTCCGACCACGCCCGGCACCCCGGGGAGGCCATACTGAAGAGGAGGCACGGCCACAGCGACACTCTGCTGGCGCTGCTGTGGCCGTGTCTGatgctggggggcggggccctGCTGGTGGGCCTCGTGAAGCTGACCCAGGCCCTGGCCCATCTCGCCGCCACCGCCGGGGTCAGGCTGACCTCGAGGGTCGCTCACGGTAAAATCTACAGGCTCCTCCAGAGGCCCGGCCCGCAGTCTCCATCATGA
- the mfsd8l2 gene encoding major facilitator superfamily domain-containing protein 8, whose product MDDRTKRNLTFLTIGLTFTLSGIEYAVILPTIWRYLQILEAPPYFLGLGLSAFSLSGLLTGPIFGLWSDRTKTTKSIILFSNLFEIAGNFMYFMGYSKWLLLGSRLVAGVGAGAGSSIFGFLTRSTSPEERAGIFAAIMACRQAGLLIGPAFNLFLRLCDFKVGPFVVNKYTSPGVTAAIFMCLLWVLLQFVVLAMYWDVPPIGSPEGAAMEMKQEEGREEEVPLMGSEEPVQMYEAVGSDQSDVSTVPEASPPSNLSKPFSLGRELLREEIVVLLTAQFITLFNQTALETMVTPLTQRFFGFGELANSLMYTLCGVEVILGFFFVRWLSRKVEDRAVLTAGLIICCSACIWCIVFICKPQGGYGWELSTFIIGVFLQLLGLPFVAVSQVSLFSKVTAEKTQGFSHGVRRSVGGLATILGPLWAGGLTNNLYIMLGMMLMLLVFITVMTAVSYRRLTDTRAGQRVQRRTGG is encoded by the exons ATGGATGATCGCACAAAGAGAAATCTAACTTTTCTTACCATTGGACTAACATTTACTCTGAGCGGCATCGAGTACG CTGTCATTCTCCCGACGATATGGAGGTATCTTCAAATTTTGGAGGCCCCGCCGTACttcctgggtctgggtctgtctGCCTTCAGTCTGAGCGGGCTGCTCACAGGCCCCATTTTTGGGCTCTGGTCCGACCGgaccaaaacaacaaaatccaTCATCCTTTTCTCCAATCTTTTTGAGATTGCTG GCAACTTCATGTATTTTATGGGATACTCGAAGTGGCTGCTGCTGGGCAGTCGGCTGGTAGCAG gTGTCGGAGCAGGAGCGGGCTCCTCCATCTTTGGTTTCCTGACTCGGAGCACCTCGCCCGAGGAGCGTGCCGGCATCTTCGCGGCCATCATGGCGTGCCGACAAGCCGGCCTCCTCATTG GGCCGGCGTTCAACCTGTTCCTGCGGCTGTGCGATTTCAAAGTGGGGCCCTTTGTTGTGAACAAATATACGTCGCCCGGGGTAACGGCAGCG ATCTTCATGTGTCTGCTGTGGGTGCTGCTCCAGTTCGTGGTCCTGGCGATGTACTGGGACGTACCCCCCATCGGCTCGCCGGAGGGAGCggcgatggagatgaagcaagaGGAGGGCCGCGAGGAAGAGGTGCCGCTCATGGGGTCTGAAGAGCCGGTGCAAATGTACGAAGCTGTCGGATCCGACCAATCGGATGTCTCGACCGTCCCCGAGGCCTCGCCGCCGTCGAACCTTTCCAAGCCCTTCAGTCTCGGCAGAG AGCTCCTGAGAGAGGAGATAGTCGTTCTCCTCACGGCTCAGTTCATCACTCTCTTCAATCAGACAGCGCTGGAG accATGGTGACTCCTTTGACGCAACGCTTCTTTGGCTTCGGCGAGCTGGCCAACAGCCTGATGTACACCCTGTGTGGGGTGGAGGTCATCCTGGGCTTCTTCTTCGTACGCTGGCTGAGCAGGAAGGTGGAGGACCGCGCCGTGTTGACCGCGGGCCTGATCATCTGCTGCTCGGCTTGCATCTGGTGCATCGTCTTCATCTGCAAGCCTCAAG GTGGTTACGGATGGGAGCTGTCTACCTTCATCATCGGagtgtttctgcagctgctggggcTTCCCTTCGTGGCCGTGTCTCAGGTGTCTCTCTTCTCCAAAGTtactgcagagaaaacacaag GATTCAGCCATGGCGTCAGACGCTCGGTCGGGGGCTTGGCCACCATCTTGGGTCCTTTGTGGGCTGGAGGATTGACGAATAATTTATACATAATGCTGGGCATGATGCTAATGCTCcttgtatttattaca GTTATGACAGCTGTGTCCTACAGACGCCTGACGGACACCAGGGCAGGACAGAGAGTtcagaggaggacaggaggatgA